The Acidobacteriota bacterium nucleotide sequence TTTCTTCGGTGATGCCTTGCACCAAGTTCCTGATCCGGTTCTGGTATGCAACGGGCTCCAGATCTTGCCAACAAGGCAGCGGCGAAAAGACGACGCTCTCCTGCTCCTGAAACTCTGTATCGTCGAGCTGTTTGTTCGCCTTCAGAGCGAGGAACCGTCGAGTCCGATTGTCCCAAACGCCCTGTAGATCCTGCCCTTCGAGCAGAGCAGGTGCGCATGTGAGGCCGGGCCAGTCCAGCGGGCTGCCGACTAACCCTTCCTTGCATCCCTGGGCCAGCACGTACCGTAGCCGGTCGATTTGCGCTTCAGGTTCTTCGCTCACCAAGGTGGCGCGATAGCGGCGGCCCCAAAATCTCTCCTTCCAGTCGTACAATCTGCCGGCTTTGCGGGCGAGATTGCCGTTGAAGAAACACATGAAGGACGCGAGTTGTTCGGCATCGCGGACCGAGATCAGTAGGTGATAGTGGTTGGAGAGGACGACGGCGGCGTGGATCTCGACTTCGTGCCTGCGCTGCGCGCGGCCGAGAACTCCCGCTGCCAGGGCGTTGAGCTGCATGCCGGGCCTGAGCAAGAACCGGCCGTGCACCGTGCGGGTGGTGACGAGGAATAGCCCGCCACTGGGGGGTACGTAGAGCAATGGTCTTCCCATGCCCTAGGGAGACGCAGGGAGGGAAGGGGATCGCTCGCGAGCAAGGAACCTCTGCCCGATCGCATCGCCAGGCGCTGATTTCTCGACATTTGGGTGGCACCGAAACGGGGGCACCGAAACGGGGCGGCACCGAGAGGGGGGGCACTGAGAGGGGCAGGCGTTGACCCCTCGACATTCGGGTGGAACCGAGAGGGGGCAGACATTTGGGTGGCACCGAGAGGGGAGCACCGAGAGGGGAGCCGCTGTGATCCTCTACACTCCTACAGAACGATGAGACTGTTTCTGAAGAATCTGTTTTTTACAGTGTTCGTTCCCGGGACGGTGGCCGGATTTCTTCCGTGGTTTCTTGCATCCGGGGATCGGGTTTCGGGGTGGCTCGCCCTGGTGGCCGGATTCCTATTCGGGTTCGGCGCCGTCGTCTATCTCTGGTGCCTGTGGGACTTCGCCACCTTCGGGCGCGGCACGCCGGCACCGGTCGACGCTCCCAAACGCTTGGTGGTGAGAGGCCTCTACCGATACAGCCGAAATCCAATGTATGTTGGTGTGCTGGGTGTCGTCGCGGGATGGGTGGTGTGGTTCGGAGGACAAATGACGCTCGTTGTTTATCTGGTCTTGTTGTTTGTTGCGTTCCACCTGCGCGTGGTCCTACATGAAGAACCCAGCCTTCGTGAGCAGTTTGGTCCCGAGTACACGGAGTATCGGAGCAAGGTGGCGCGGTGGCTCCCGGTACCCTTTTGAGACCTCACGAATCACTGTCCACCCTCTCGGTGTCCCCCTCCGCCCGCTTCTTCTGAAACTGCCCCACCGCGCGGCGCATTTTGGCTTCGTTGAAGCCGCGCAGGACGGTGCCGTCGAGGTCGAGGATGGGTACGCCGGCTTTGCCGAAGCGGCGGGTGAATTCGGCCTTGGCAACCGGGTCTTTTTCGATGTCGCGCTCGTCGTAGGACAGGCCCATG carries:
- a CDS encoding transposase, whose translation is MGRPLLYVPPSGGLFLVTTRTVHGRFLLRPGMQLNALAAGVLGRAQRRHEVEIHAAVVLSNHYHLLISVRDAEQLASFMCFFNGNLARKAGRLYDWKERFWGRRYRATLVSEEPEAQIDRLRYVLAQGCKEGLVGSPLDWPGLTCAPALLEGQDLQGVWDNRTRRFLALKANKQLDDTEFQEQESVVFSPLPCWQDLEPVAYQNRIRNLVQGITEETVEMHAERGTQPLGAENIRRQQPHSHPNRPARSPAPRFHGIAKAVLRAILEAYREFVEAYRAAAEQLRRGEQGVSFPEGCFPPRLPFVPPLRPG
- a CDS encoding isoprenylcysteine carboxylmethyltransferase family protein, yielding MRLFLKNLFFTVFVPGTVAGFLPWFLASGDRVSGWLALVAGFLFGFGAVVYLWCLWDFATFGRGTPAPVDAPKRLVVRGLYRYSRNPMYVGVLGVVAGWVVWFGGQMTLVVYLVLLFVAFHLRVVLHEEPSLREQFGPEYTEYRSKVARWLPVPF